One Oscillatoria sp. FACHB-1406 DNA window includes the following coding sequences:
- a CDS encoding NADH-quinone oxidoreductase subunit M, producing MLSALIWIPVLGAIAIGCWPQDEQGKQARRIALAISGGLFLWTLYLGFRFDPQQTQTQFTEYLPWIAGLGLNYHLGLDGLSLPLIFLNSFLTPIAIYSSSPALPRQRFYYALLLLLHAGAAGAFLAQDLLLFFLFYELELIPLYFLIAIWGGGRRGYAAMKFLIYTSISGFFVLISFLGVVWLTGAPNFDYKPLAAQVLPLSQQILLLVPLLLGLFIKIPIFPFHTWLPDAHVEASTPISVLLAGVLLKLGTYGLLRFGVGMFLDAWVVLAPYLAYLAAISALYGAFAAIAQQDMKKVVAYSSIAHMSYILLAATATTPLSLEAAVCQMIGHGLISALLFLVVGVVYKKTGSRDVNYLVGLLNPERGLPLIGSLTILGVMASAGLPGMIGFIAEFLVFRSSFPLFPIPTLLCMVGTGLTAVYFLLMVNKVFFGRLTPELGQLPRVDWSDRFPPIILAVFIIIFGLQPSWMVRWSETQTAALIISPELRVSQSQSLSAMKTLH from the coding sequence ATGCTCAGTGCCTTAATCTGGATTCCCGTACTCGGCGCGATCGCGATCGGTTGTTGGCCTCAAGATGAGCAGGGAAAGCAAGCGCGCCGAATTGCTTTAGCGATTTCCGGCGGCTTGTTCCTGTGGACGCTTTATCTCGGCTTTCGCTTCGACCCCCAACAAACACAAACCCAATTCACTGAATATCTACCTTGGATAGCCGGGTTGGGCCTCAATTACCATCTCGGTCTCGACGGTCTGTCCTTACCGCTGATCTTCCTCAATAGTTTCCTCACTCCGATCGCAATCTACAGCAGCAGTCCCGCCCTACCGCGCCAACGCTTTTACTACGCCCTACTCCTTCTCCTCCATGCAGGGGCTGCGGGTGCTTTCCTGGCTCAAGATTTGCTCCTATTTTTTCTGTTCTACGAACTCGAACTGATTCCCCTTTACTTCCTGATTGCGATTTGGGGAGGAGGACGGCGCGGTTACGCAGCCATGAAGTTCCTGATCTATACCTCCATTTCTGGCTTTTTCGTCCTAATCTCGTTTTTAGGAGTCGTTTGGCTGACGGGCGCGCCCAACTTCGACTACAAACCCCTCGCCGCACAAGTCCTTCCCCTGAGCCAACAAATCCTTTTGCTCGTCCCCTTGCTGCTCGGATTATTTATTAAGATTCCCATCTTTCCCTTCCATACCTGGCTTCCCGACGCGCACGTCGAAGCCTCAACGCCAATTTCTGTACTACTGGCGGGAGTGTTATTGAAACTGGGAACCTACGGTTTATTAAGGTTTGGCGTGGGTATGTTTTTAGATGCTTGGGTCGTCCTCGCACCCTATTTAGCCTATTTAGCCGCGATTAGCGCTCTATACGGTGCGTTTGCCGCGATCGCGCAACAGGATATGAAAAAGGTCGTTGCCTACTCCTCGATCGCGCATATGTCCTATATCCTCCTCGCCGCCACCGCCACTACCCCCCTCAGCTTGGAAGCCGCCGTTTGCCAAATGATCGGTCACGGCTTAATTTCTGCGCTTCTCTTCCTCGTCGTCGGCGTAGTTTACAAAAAAACTGGCAGCCGCGATGTTAACTATCTCGTCGGCTTACTCAATCCCGAACGCGGTTTACCCTTGATTGGTTCGCTGACGATTTTAGGCGTGATGGCGAGTGCGGGACTGCCGGGAATGATCGGGTTTATTGCCGAATTCCTCGTCTTTCGCAGCAGTTTTCCCCTCTTCCCGATTCCGACGCTACTGTGCATGGTCGGAACCGGTTTAACCGCTGTTTATTTCCTGTTAATGGTCAATAAAGTCTTTTTCGGCCGTCTCACCCCGGAATTGGGGCAACTGCCTCGCGTTGATTGGAGCGATCGCTTTCCGCCCATTATTCTCGCCGTTTTTATCATTATCTTTGGGTTACAACCGAGTTGGATGGTAAGGTGGAGCGAAACTCAAACCGCTGCCTTAATTATTAGTCCGGAGTTGCGAGTGTCTCAAAGCCAATCGCTTTCAGCAATGAAGACTTTGCATTAG
- a CDS encoding NAD(P)H-quinone oxidoreductase subunit F — protein sequence MSEWLLHNSWFIPFYGVIGAAITLPWSAGFVRKTGPRPAAYINLFMTVLAFIHGSIVFWVSWGQQPQKIVLHWLQVADLDLTLAIELSPVSLGAMEGVAGISLLAQIYALGYMEKDWSLGRFYGLMGLFEAALSGVTISDSLLLTYGLLETLTLSTYLLVGFWYAQPLVVTAARDAFLTKRVGDIILLMGVVALSSYGQGLSFSQLEEWAATAPLPPLTAALLGLSLIAGPTGKCAQFPLNLWLDEAMEGPNPAGILRNSIVVSAGAYVLIKLQPVFSLSPVSSTALIIIGTTTAIAASLMAIAQIDIKRTLSHSTSAYLGLVFIAVGLGHVDIAFLLLFSHAIAKALLFMSIGSIIFNTSNQNITEMGGLWSRMPATTTAFAVGSAGLITLLPLGMFWTLNRWFNGSWQVSGWLLGILCLVNFLSAINLTRVFRLVFLGESQMKTRRVVESPWPMAVPMVSLTIVTLLDFMIPQRWSLWLSSTAPFFGVEQAVVPLAMPLLVAFSAIGFAIGLKMELHRAWARPTQKYWRLLQDLFAYDLYIERIYGVTVVLAVSLFSRFTAWLDRYIVDGLVNFVGLAAIFSGNALKYNVSGQSQFYVLTIVASVALLFGLLFSGQWAAISAYWSSAFGP from the coding sequence ATGAGTGAATGGCTTTTGCACAATAGTTGGTTTATTCCGTTCTACGGGGTAATTGGAGCCGCAATCACGCTACCCTGGTCGGCGGGATTTGTCCGCAAAACCGGGCCGAGACCGGCAGCTTACATTAATCTGTTCATGACCGTGCTGGCGTTTATCCACGGTTCGATCGTTTTTTGGGTGAGTTGGGGTCAACAGCCGCAGAAAATTGTTTTGCACTGGTTGCAAGTTGCGGACTTAGATTTAACTCTGGCGATCGAATTGTCGCCCGTGAGTTTGGGTGCGATGGAAGGCGTGGCAGGCATTAGCTTGCTGGCTCAAATTTATGCCCTCGGATACATGGAAAAAGATTGGTCTTTGGGGCGTTTTTACGGCTTGATGGGCTTATTTGAAGCAGCACTGTCGGGAGTCACGATTAGCGATTCACTATTACTCACTTACGGTTTACTCGAAACTCTAACGCTTTCAACGTATCTCTTAGTGGGGTTCTGGTATGCGCAACCCTTAGTCGTGACGGCGGCTCGCGATGCGTTTTTAACGAAGCGGGTGGGCGATATTATTTTATTGATGGGGGTGGTGGCGCTTTCGAGCTACGGGCAGGGTTTGAGTTTTTCTCAACTCGAGGAGTGGGCGGCAACAGCACCGCTACCGCCCCTGACAGCGGCGCTATTGGGGCTTTCGTTGATTGCAGGGCCGACGGGAAAATGCGCTCAGTTTCCGCTGAATTTGTGGCTGGATGAAGCAATGGAGGGGCCGAATCCGGCGGGAATTTTACGGAATTCGATCGTGGTGTCGGCGGGCGCTTACGTGCTGATTAAGTTGCAACCGGTGTTTTCGCTGTCGCCCGTGTCTTCGACGGCTTTAATTATCATCGGCACAACAACCGCGATCGCAGCATCGTTAATGGCGATCGCGCAGATCGATATCAAGCGTACTCTTTCCCACTCGACGAGCGCCTATCTCGGCCTCGTTTTCATTGCCGTTGGCTTGGGCCATGTCGATATCGCTTTCTTACTGCTATTCTCCCACGCGATCGCAAAAGCGCTCCTATTTATGAGCATTGGCTCGATCATCTTTAACACCAGCAATCAAAACATTACCGAAATGGGCGGCCTGTGGTCGCGAATGCCCGCCACGACGACAGCGTTTGCAGTCGGGTCTGCCGGTTTAATTACGCTACTGCCCTTGGGAATGTTCTGGACGCTGAATCGCTGGTTTAATGGGTCTTGGCAAGTCTCTGGCTGGCTACTGGGAATCCTCTGCTTGGTGAACTTCCTCAGTGCGATTAACTTAACGCGGGTCTTTCGCTTAGTCTTCTTAGGCGAATCGCAAATGAAGACGCGACGAGTGGTTGAATCTCCTTGGCCGATGGCCGTGCCGATGGTTTCCCTAACAATCGTTACCCTCCTCGACTTCATGATTCCCCAACGTTGGTCGCTATGGTTAAGTTCTACTGCGCCCTTCTTCGGAGTCGAACAAGCCGTCGTTCCCTTGGCGATGCCGCTGTTAGTTGCGTTTAGCGCCATTGGCTTCGCGATCGGCTTAAAGATGGAGTTACACCGCGCTTGGGCAAGGCCGACGCAAAAGTATTGGCGATTGCTGCAAGACCTTTTCGCTTACGATTTATACATCGAGCGCATTTATGGTGTGACTGTCGTCCTTGCCGTGTCGCTCTTCTCGAGATTTACAGCGTGGCTCGATCGCTATATCGTCGATGGCTTAGTGAACTTCGTCGGTTTGGCGGCAATTTTCAGCGGCAATGCTCTGAAATATAATGTCTCCGGTCAGTCGCAGTTTTACGTTTTGACCATCGTTGCCAGCGTCGCTTTGCTCTTCGGCTTACTCTTCAGCGGACAGTGGGCGGCAATTTCTGCCTATTGGTCGTCGGCTTTCGGCCCTTAG